Proteins from one Ciconia boyciana chromosome 26, ASM3463844v1, whole genome shotgun sequence genomic window:
- the ADAM15 gene encoding disintegrin and metalloproteinase domain-containing protein 15 isoform X6 — MGARALRLLLAAGLPLAAGTGAGGSGAGDSSRQRRAELGRSWHVTPWVLRDDRTLSLAEATQGGFPARLRVLLELEGTRLVLELEQNWELVLGAGALLYYLPNGTRVMQEASKQEHCCYRGTVRGFPGSWASLCACTGLSGHLQLSETRSYGLEPDAGSPPGRHIAYRLREVRLAPRACGQGPLDPPQAEAEETEPPWPQRAKRAVAEQRFVELVMVVDHAAFQNYADLQRVRTRTLEIANQVDAFFQPLGVRVALLAMEVWSEGDRFVVGSSARAALERFLRWRREELLPRLPHDNTQLLTGARFDDVSVGMSAQASMCSPARSGGVSMDHSVSVLVVASTVAHQLGHNLGMRHDSAGRFCDCSDLRQDRGCIMASPTGLTPGLSFSNCSRQDLERSLRRGQGWCLSNVPEPRRLAGSSSCGNRFLEPGEGCDCGLGVECTDPCCNSSICQLVPGAECATGDACCQDCQLRRAGHPCREPHGECDLPEFCDGVSPHCPPDAFLQDGQPCAGGRAVCYGGACATYEGQCQQLLGPGAGPVSSSCMASLNAKGDERGHCGQLPNGSYVACAQRDAGCGMLQCRHSTGPGGTPAGSCQGTLLPRDEDVSDAAMVLPGTACGPGKVCLQRRCQDVSTLGDQQCQSKCHGHGVCNNHGHCHCEWGWAPPTCESPGVGGSQDSGPAALERGGSALPTALLLSALLGLALALGLCCARRAGLHKHLCQLGKGTSCQYRISQPEPRSGSQGPPARPRPPQWRQATELQVMHSRKPPGPAKPPPPQRPLPSDPPGPSLPRSETPPGHPYVTVIPSRPAPPPPAGSQREA, encoded by the exons ATGGGGGCGCGGGCGCTGCGGCTGCTCCTCGCCGCCGGGCTGCCCCTCGCCGCCGGCAccggggccggcgggagcggcgcAG GTGACAGCTCGCGGCAGCGTCGTGCAGAATTGGGACGCTCCTGGCACGTGACCCCGTGGGTCCTGCGGGACGACCGGACACTCAGCCTGGCAGAGGCGACCCAG GGGGGGTTCCCTGCCCGGCTGCGGgtcctgctggagctggaggggacGCggctggtgctggagctggagcaaAACTG ggagctggtgcTGGGTGCCGGGGCGCTGCTCTACTACCTGCCGAACGGCACGCGGGTGATGCAGGAGGCCAGCAAGCAG gagcactGCTGCTACCGGGGGACGGTGCGGGGCTTCCCCGGCTCCTGGGCCAGCCTCTGCGCCTGCACCGGACTAAG CGGCCACCTCCAGCTGTCGGAGACCAGGAGCTACGGGCTGGAGCCAGACGCTGGCAGCCCCCCGGGACGGCACATCGCGTACCGGCTGCGGGAGGTCCGGCTAGCACCGCGGGCCTGCGGGCAGGGCCCCCTCGACCCCCCCCAGGCGGAGGCAGAGGAGACAGAGCCCCCCTGGCCGCAGAGG gccaAGCGGGCGGTGGCAGAGCAGCGGTTCGTGGAGCTGGTGATGGTGGTGGACCACGCTGCG TTCCAGAATTACGCCGACCTGCAACGCGTCCGCACCCGGACCCTGGAAATCGCCAACCAGGTGGATGCG tTCTTCCAGCCGCTGGGAGTGCGGGTGGCCTTGCTGGCGATGGAGGTCTGGAGTGAGGGCGACAGGTTCGTGGTGGGCAGCAGTGCCCGGGCTGCGCTGGAGCGGTTCCTGCGCTGGCGTcgggaggagctgctgccccggctgccccaCGACAACACCCAGCTCCTCAC GGGCGCCCGCTTTGACGACGTCTCAGTGGGGATGTCGGCTCAAGCCTCCATGTGTTCCCCTGCGCGCTCTGGGGGGGTCAGCATG GACCACTCGGTCAGCGTCCTCGTCGTCGCCTCCACCGTGGCCCATCAGCTGGGGCACAACCTGGGCATGCGCCACGACAGCGCCGGGCGCTTCTGCGACTGCAGCGACCTCCGGCAGGACCGCGGCTGCATCATGGCGTCACCTACGGG GCTGACGCCTGGCTTGAGCTTCAGCAACTGCAGCCGGCAGGACCTGGAGCGCAGCCTGCGGCGGGGACAGGGCTGGTGCCTCTCCAACGTCCCCGAGCCCCGGCGCTTGGCTGGGAGCTCCAGCTGTGGGAACCGCTTCCTTGAGCCGGGCGAGGGCTGCGACTGCGGCCTCGGCGTG GAGTGCACCGATCCCTGCTGCAACAGCAGCATCTGCCAGCTGGTGCCCGGCGCTGAGTGTGCCACGGGGGACGCTTGCTGCCAGGACTGCCAG CTGCGCCGTGCTGGACACCCGTGCCGGGAGCCCCACGGCGAGTGCGACCTGCCCGAGTTCTGCGACGGGGTCTCTCCGCACTGCCCACCCGACGCCTTCCTGCAGGACGGGCAGCCCTgtgccggcgggcgggcggtcTGCTATGGCGGTGCCTGCGCCACCTACGAGgggcagtgccagcagctgctggggccaG GCGCCGGCCCCGTCTCCAGCTCCTGCATGGCCTCCCTGAACGCGAAAGGGGATGAACGCGGGCACTGCGGGCAGCTCCCCAACGGCTCCTACGTCGCCTGTGCCCAGCG GGACGCCGGCTGCGGGATGCTGCAGTGCCGGCACAGCACCGGCCCGGGGGGCACCCCGGCTGGGTCCTGCCAGGGGACCCTCCTGCCCAGGGACGAGGACGTGAGCGACGCAGCCATGGTGCTGCCCGGCACCGCCTGCGGCCCCGGGAAG GTGTGCCTCCAGCGCCGGTGCCAGGATGTCTCCACGCTGGGTGACCAGCAGTGCCAGAGCAAGTGCCACGGGCACGGG GTGTGCAACAACCACGGGCACTGCCACTGCGAGTGGGGCTGGGCCCCCCCAACCTGTGAGAGCCCTGGCGTGGGGGGCAGCCAGGAcagcggccccgccgccctggAGCGAG GGGGGAGCGCCCTGCCCACCGCCCTGCTGCTGAGcgcgctgctggggctggccctgGCACTGGGGCTCTGCTGCGCCCGCCGCGCTGGGCTGCACAAGCACCTCTGCCAGCTCGGCAAGGGGACCTCCTGCCAGTACAG GATCTCGCAGCCGGAGCCCCGGTCGGGCAGCCAGGGCCCCCCCGcacgcccccggcccccccagtGGCGTCAGGCCACGGAGCTGCAGGTCATGCACAGCAGGAAG cccccaggtCCGGCCAAGCCCCCCCCGCCTCAGCGGCCGCTGCCCTCGGACCCCCCGGGGCCTTCGCTCCCCCGCAGTGAGACACCCCCTGGTCACCCCTACGTCACCGTGATTCCCTCCAG GccggctcccccgccgccggcgggttCCCAGCGGGAGGCCTGA
- the ADAM15 gene encoding disintegrin and metalloproteinase domain-containing protein 15 isoform X4: MGARALRLLLAAGLPLAAGTGAGGSGAGDSSRQRRAELGRSWHVTPWVLRDDRTLSLAEATQGGFPARLRVLLELEGTRLVLELEQNWELVLGAGALLYYLPNGTRVMQEASKQEHCCYRGTVRGFPGSWASLCACTGLSGHLQLSETRSYGLEPDAGSPPGRHIAYRLREVRLAPRACGQGPLDPPQAEAEETEPPWPQRAKRAVAEQRFVELVMVVDHAAFQNYADLQRVRTRTLEIANQVDAFFQPLGVRVALLAMEVWSEGDRFVVGSSARAALERFLRWRREELLPRLPHDNTQLLTGARFDDVSVGMSAQASMCSPARSGGVSMDHSVSVLVVASTVAHQLGHNLGMRHDSAGRFCDCSDLRQDRGCIMASPTGLTPGLSFSNCSRQDLERSLRRGQGWCLSNVPEPRRLAGSSSCGNRFLEPGEGCDCGLGVECTDPCCNSSICQLVPGAECATGDACCQDCQLRRAGHPCREPHGECDLPEFCDGVSPHCPPDAFLQDGQPCAGGRAVCYGGACATYEGQCQQLLGPGAGPVSSSCMASLNAKGDERGHCGQLPNGSYVACAQRDAGCGMLQCRHSTGPGGTPAGSCQGTLLPRDEDVSDAAMVLPGTACGPGKVCLQRRCQDVSTLGDQQCQSKCHGHGVCNNHGHCHCEWGWAPPTCESPGVGGSQDSGPAALERGGSALPTALLLSALLGLALALGLCCARRAGLHKHLCQLGKGTSCQYRISQPEPRSGSQGPPARPRPPQWRQATELQVMHSRKAPPSDRPPPPTRPLPADPVAPGAQPPGPAKPPPPQRPLPSDPPGPSLPRSETPPGHPYVTVIPSRPAPPPPAGSQREA, encoded by the exons ATGGGGGCGCGGGCGCTGCGGCTGCTCCTCGCCGCCGGGCTGCCCCTCGCCGCCGGCAccggggccggcgggagcggcgcAG GTGACAGCTCGCGGCAGCGTCGTGCAGAATTGGGACGCTCCTGGCACGTGACCCCGTGGGTCCTGCGGGACGACCGGACACTCAGCCTGGCAGAGGCGACCCAG GGGGGGTTCCCTGCCCGGCTGCGGgtcctgctggagctggaggggacGCggctggtgctggagctggagcaaAACTG ggagctggtgcTGGGTGCCGGGGCGCTGCTCTACTACCTGCCGAACGGCACGCGGGTGATGCAGGAGGCCAGCAAGCAG gagcactGCTGCTACCGGGGGACGGTGCGGGGCTTCCCCGGCTCCTGGGCCAGCCTCTGCGCCTGCACCGGACTAAG CGGCCACCTCCAGCTGTCGGAGACCAGGAGCTACGGGCTGGAGCCAGACGCTGGCAGCCCCCCGGGACGGCACATCGCGTACCGGCTGCGGGAGGTCCGGCTAGCACCGCGGGCCTGCGGGCAGGGCCCCCTCGACCCCCCCCAGGCGGAGGCAGAGGAGACAGAGCCCCCCTGGCCGCAGAGG gccaAGCGGGCGGTGGCAGAGCAGCGGTTCGTGGAGCTGGTGATGGTGGTGGACCACGCTGCG TTCCAGAATTACGCCGACCTGCAACGCGTCCGCACCCGGACCCTGGAAATCGCCAACCAGGTGGATGCG tTCTTCCAGCCGCTGGGAGTGCGGGTGGCCTTGCTGGCGATGGAGGTCTGGAGTGAGGGCGACAGGTTCGTGGTGGGCAGCAGTGCCCGGGCTGCGCTGGAGCGGTTCCTGCGCTGGCGTcgggaggagctgctgccccggctgccccaCGACAACACCCAGCTCCTCAC GGGCGCCCGCTTTGACGACGTCTCAGTGGGGATGTCGGCTCAAGCCTCCATGTGTTCCCCTGCGCGCTCTGGGGGGGTCAGCATG GACCACTCGGTCAGCGTCCTCGTCGTCGCCTCCACCGTGGCCCATCAGCTGGGGCACAACCTGGGCATGCGCCACGACAGCGCCGGGCGCTTCTGCGACTGCAGCGACCTCCGGCAGGACCGCGGCTGCATCATGGCGTCACCTACGGG GCTGACGCCTGGCTTGAGCTTCAGCAACTGCAGCCGGCAGGACCTGGAGCGCAGCCTGCGGCGGGGACAGGGCTGGTGCCTCTCCAACGTCCCCGAGCCCCGGCGCTTGGCTGGGAGCTCCAGCTGTGGGAACCGCTTCCTTGAGCCGGGCGAGGGCTGCGACTGCGGCCTCGGCGTG GAGTGCACCGATCCCTGCTGCAACAGCAGCATCTGCCAGCTGGTGCCCGGCGCTGAGTGTGCCACGGGGGACGCTTGCTGCCAGGACTGCCAG CTGCGCCGTGCTGGACACCCGTGCCGGGAGCCCCACGGCGAGTGCGACCTGCCCGAGTTCTGCGACGGGGTCTCTCCGCACTGCCCACCCGACGCCTTCCTGCAGGACGGGCAGCCCTgtgccggcgggcgggcggtcTGCTATGGCGGTGCCTGCGCCACCTACGAGgggcagtgccagcagctgctggggccaG GCGCCGGCCCCGTCTCCAGCTCCTGCATGGCCTCCCTGAACGCGAAAGGGGATGAACGCGGGCACTGCGGGCAGCTCCCCAACGGCTCCTACGTCGCCTGTGCCCAGCG GGACGCCGGCTGCGGGATGCTGCAGTGCCGGCACAGCACCGGCCCGGGGGGCACCCCGGCTGGGTCCTGCCAGGGGACCCTCCTGCCCAGGGACGAGGACGTGAGCGACGCAGCCATGGTGCTGCCCGGCACCGCCTGCGGCCCCGGGAAG GTGTGCCTCCAGCGCCGGTGCCAGGATGTCTCCACGCTGGGTGACCAGCAGTGCCAGAGCAAGTGCCACGGGCACGGG GTGTGCAACAACCACGGGCACTGCCACTGCGAGTGGGGCTGGGCCCCCCCAACCTGTGAGAGCCCTGGCGTGGGGGGCAGCCAGGAcagcggccccgccgccctggAGCGAG GGGGGAGCGCCCTGCCCACCGCCCTGCTGCTGAGcgcgctgctggggctggccctgGCACTGGGGCTCTGCTGCGCCCGCCGCGCTGGGCTGCACAAGCACCTCTGCCAGCTCGGCAAGGGGACCTCCTGCCAGTACAG GATCTCGCAGCCGGAGCCCCGGTCGGGCAGCCAGGGCCCCCCCGcacgcccccggcccccccagtGGCGTCAGGCCACGGAGCTGCAGGTCATGCACAGCAGGAAG GCCCCCCCCTCGGACAGGCCGCCCCCCCCCACACGCCCGCTGCCCGCAGACCCCGTGGCACCAGGCGCTCAG cccccaggtCCGGCCAAGCCCCCCCCGCCTCAGCGGCCGCTGCCCTCGGACCCCCCGGGGCCTTCGCTCCCCCGCAGTGAGACACCCCCTGGTCACCCCTACGTCACCGTGATTCCCTCCAG GccggctcccccgccgccggcgggttCCCAGCGGGAGGCCTGA